The following are from one region of the Populus trichocarpa isolate Nisqually-1 chromosome 8, P.trichocarpa_v4.1, whole genome shotgun sequence genome:
- the LOC7469047 gene encoding uncharacterized protein LOC7469047 isoform X5, with the protein MDSYQQQQQHLGYMRPPPPPQQQQQQVPPPPADPYHYYHQYQQRPPLPQQPQGGTSWYSNPFQYNPPPPPSHSVSPPLPQQWPPPPPPPPPSSSYPYPTHLPPQSHHFPPPRPHVPPPTQPHSQEWGNPNWEQHQAWEYPSAGRNHVEDWAAKARAWAATKNGASEDQHPQSQFTTVGRSEEQSWYYDQNPQTVDTHYQGVQQQPFPATTYQQFPVSAAPHQLPVAYPQENASFNMGQPSHVYDRPQPYPGGAATSNASPSVHQQEVPSSYSSVTGKEETGDPKEQLYRSLPLPISSAQEGQHHLLPSLPAIGRSVLTEQPFAYSNQTANPTADLSNQPLEFAPGFNCDHDPHAQSSYAAHHDSVGTVKGIGSAAPMPSISSWTPAVTTGVVYPPALPPGPQDPTIVPSSVSGHAAPPFGNFPGTSFQPPISPAGVPYGLGAGNALHSTGGFGDAYGVSNISERPKKASVPNWLKEEIIKNASVMTRSSLEHPREEIESMDEEGVDKSFEKGNQAGSKSIGSPRSTEEEDDDEDYVEAARSAAINQEIKRILTEVLLKVTDELFDEIATKVLDEDDLIIEVEHQPVASNHKVPSPSHPAISTPKASAKVLVPVRTKESENEDVNEKSSSSSHGNVLGLVNYASDEDDEIESSSISNSRKNPVPQLLAIPESAEDMNDAAENGNSQVELGKNSLVTNIESDLSKTSSVGSDNKINGAFSELSEHAHSKVVSGVRHVEISVNGEKILESNNKNVPKATIEENAKIESDRIGECVNVEKPVADYSQARDTRARPDQDSRHESRSSGSMADEKGDDGHRRHDAKHSSKEKTGDLNGSKEKRRERKDKTGESAKEPESRRRSSRPEVKEDRKDAEKLHRSSVKEDATRKRDRSKEKEEDRARHKPTSDSSKHKRTRSSSISSRGRNSKDNDSSDEASDDSKRKHSRKRRSSPSPVRSRRRQVSRSPHSKHSQRRHSPYSSLETTRRRRSRSQSPVRRHK; encoded by the exons ATGGACTCTTAccaacagcaacagcagcatCTCGGATACATGAGACCCCCACCACCACCGCAACAGCAACAACAGCAAGTGCCGCCGCCGCCTGCGGATCCTTACCACTACTATCACCAGTACCAGCAAAGACCACCGCTCCCTCAACAACCACAAGGAGGCACTTCATGGTACTCCAACCCTTTCCAATAcaatccaccaccaccaccatcacacTCCGTGTCTCCTCCACTTCCCCAGCAGTggcctccccctccccctccccctcccccctcTTCTTCATATCCTTATCCCACGCACCTTCCCCCTCAAAGCCACCACTTCCCTCCTCCTCGCCCCCACGTGCCTCCGCCAACACAACCTCACTCTCAG GAATGGGGGAATCCTAATTGGGAGCAGCACCAAGCTTGGGAATATCCATCAG CAGGACGTAACCATGTGGAGGATTGGGCTGCTAAGGCCAGAGCATGGGCAGCTACCAAAAACGGTGCATCGGAGGATCAACATCCTCAGTCTCAATTTACAACAGTTGGCAGATCAGAAGAACAAAGTTGGTACTATGATCAGAATCCACAAACTGTTGATACACACTATCAAGGTGTTCAGCAGCAGCCATTTCCTGCGACAACTTATCAACAGTTTCCAGTTTCAGCCGCTCCACACCAGCTGCCAGTAGCTTATCCACAGGAGAATGCATCTTTCAACATGGGGCAACCTTCACATGTTTATGATAGGCCTCAACCTTACCCTGGTGGAGCTGCAACTTCAAATGCAAGTCCATCTGTTCATCAGCAGGAGGTACCTTCTAGTTATTCTTCTGTTACag GTAAAGAAGAGACTGGAGATCCAAAGGAGCAGCTTTACAGATCATTGCCTTTGCCCATTTCCTCTGCTCAAGAAGGACAGCATCATCTGCTGCCATCATTGCCTGCTATTGGTAGATCAGTTTTGACTGAGCAGCCCTTTGCATATAGCAATCAGACAGCTAATCCCACAGCTGATCTCAGTAATCAGCCTTTGGAGTTTGCACCTGGTTTCAATTGTGATCATGATCCTCATGCACAATCAAGTTATGCTGCACATCATGATTCAGTAGGAACTGTGAAAGGCATTGGCTCTGCTGCACCCATGCCTTCAATTAGTTCCTGGACCCCTGCTGTTACAACTGGTGTAGTTTATCCTCCAGCTCTTCCACCGGGGCCTCAG GATCCTACCATAGTGCCTTCTTCTGTTTCTGGGCATGCTGCGCCGCCATTTGGAAATTTTCCTGGAACAAGTTTTCAGCCCCCAATTTCACCTGCTGGTGTGCCATATGGTCTCGGTGCTGGAAATGCACTTCATTCTACTGGAGGCTTCGGAGATGCATATGGGGTTTCTAACATTTCTGAACGCCCCAAAAAG GCTTCTGTGCCTAATTGGcttaaagaagaaataattaagaatGCTTCTGTCATGACGAGGTCCTCTCTTGAACATCCTAGAGAGGAAATAGAATCCATGGATGAAGAAGGTGTTGATAAATCATTTGAAAAGGGTAATCAAGCAGGTAGCAAAAGCATTGGTTCCCCAAGGTCGACTGAAGAAGAGGATGATGATGAG GATTATGTCGAAGCAGCTAGAAGTGCTGCTATTAACCAGGAAATCAAACGTATCCTAACTGAAGTTCTTTTGAAG GTTACTGATGAGCTGTTTGATGAAATTGCAACAAAAGTTCTTGATGAAGATGACCTGATAATAGAAG TTGAGCACCAACCGGTTGCTTCAAATCATAAGGTACCGTCACCGTCACACCCAGCTATCTCAACTCCTAAGGCTTCTGCAAAGGTTCTAGTTCCTGTTAGAACCAAGGAATCTGAGAATGAAGATGTCAATGAAAAATCTAGTTCCAGCTCTCATGGAAATGTTTTGGGTCTTGTTAACTATGCctctgatgaagatgatgaaatcgAGAGTTCCAGCAtatcaaattcaaggaaaaatCCTGTGCCTCAACTGTTGGCCATTCCAGAGAGTGCTGAAGATATGAATGATGCAGCTGAAAATGGCAATTCACAAGTAGAACTCGGAAAGAACTCTCTAGTTACAAATATAGAGAGTGATCTGAGCAAAACAAGTTCAGTTGGTTCtgataataaaatcaatggTGCTTTTAGTGAGTTGAGTGAGCATGCACATTCCAAGGTTGTTTCTGGAGTTAGACATGTTGAGATTAGTGTTAATGGTGAAAAAATACTAGAAAGCAATAACAAGAATGTGCCCAAAGCTACAATTGAAGAAAATGCCAAAATTGAATCTGATCGAATTGGTGAGTGTGTCAATGTGGAAAAACCAGTGGCGGATTATTCTCAGGCTAGGGATACCAGGGCGAGACCAGATCAAGACAGTCGACATGAAAGTAGAAGTAGTGGGAGTATGGCAGATGAGAAGGGGGATGATGGTCATAGGAGACATGATGCAAAACATTCGAGCAAGGAAAAAACAGGTGATCTGAATGGttcaaaagagaaaaggagagaaagaaaagataagacaGGAGAGAGTGCAAAGGAACCAGAATCAAGAAGAAGGTCTTCTCGTCCTGAAGTTAAGGAGGACAGGAAAGATGCAGAAAAACTGCACAGATCTAGTGTCAAAGAAGATGCCACCAGAAAGAGAGATCGCTCAAAGGAAAAGGAGGAAGATAGAGCAAGACATAAACCTACCAGTGACTCAAGCAAGCACAAGAGAACACGTTCCTCTTCAATCAGCAGTAGGGGTAGAAACAGCAAGGACAATGATTCAAGTGATGAAGCATCAGATGATTCTAAGAG GAAACATTCCAGGAAACGACGTTCTTCACCATCACCTGTCAGATCTAGAAGAAG ACAAGTATCGCGGTCACCTCATAGCAAGCATTCTCAGCGCAGGCATTCTCCCTACTCTTCTCTTGAGACCACAAG GAGAAGGAGATCAAGATCCCAATCACCTGTCAGGCGACACAAATGA
- the LOC7469047 gene encoding uncharacterized protein LOC7469047 isoform X1, whose translation MDSYQQQQQHLGYMRPPPPPQQQQQQVPPPPADPYHYYHQYQQRPPLPQQPQGGTSWYSNPFQYNPPPPPSHSVSPPLPQQWPPPPPPPPPSSSYPYPTHLPPQSHHFPPPRPHVPPPTQPHSQEWGNPNWEQHQAWEYPSAAGRNHVEDWAAKARAWAATKNGASEDQHPQSQFTTVGRSEEQSWYYDQNPQTVDTHYQGVQQQPFPATTYQQFPVSAAPHQLPVAYPQENASFNMGQPSHVYDRPQPYPGGAATSNASPSVHQQEVPSSYSSVTGKEETGDPKEQLYRSLPLPISSAQEGQHHLLPSLPAIGRSVLTEQPFAYSNQTANPTADLSNQPLEFAPGFNCDHDPHAQSSYAAHHDSVGTVKGIGSAAPMPSISSWTPAVTTGVVYPPALPPGPQDPTIVPSSVSGHAAPPFGNFPGTSFQPPISPAGVPYGLGAGNALHSTGGFGDAYGVSNISERPKKASVPNWLKEEIIKNASVMTRSSLEHPREEIESMDEEGVDKSFEKGNQAGSKSIGSPRSTEEEDDDEDYVEAARSAAINQEIKRILTEVLLKVTDELFDEIATKVLDEDDLIIEVEHQPVASNHKVPSPSHPAISTPKASAKVLVPVRTKESENEDVNEKSSSSSHGNVLGLVNYASDEDDEIESSSISNSRKNPVPQLLAIPESAEDMNDAAENGNSQVELGKNSLVTNIESDLSKTSSVGSDNKINGAFSELSEHAHSKVVSGVRHVEISVNGEKILESNNKNVPKATIEENAKIESDRIGECVNVEKPVADYSQARDTRARPDQDSRHESRSSGSMADEKGDDGHRRHDAKHSSKEKTGDLNGSKEKRRERKDKTGESAKEPESRRRSSRPEVKEDRKDAEKLHRSSVKEDATRKRDRSKEKEEDRARHKPTSDSSKHKRTRSSSISSRGRNSKDNDSSDEASDDSKRKHSRKRRSSPSPVRSRRRQVSRSPHSKHSQRRHSPYSSLETTRYVSMQFKIKIVLVFLRHAQPFAAKVKESSF comes from the exons ATGGACTCTTAccaacagcaacagcagcatCTCGGATACATGAGACCCCCACCACCACCGCAACAGCAACAACAGCAAGTGCCGCCGCCGCCTGCGGATCCTTACCACTACTATCACCAGTACCAGCAAAGACCACCGCTCCCTCAACAACCACAAGGAGGCACTTCATGGTACTCCAACCCTTTCCAATAcaatccaccaccaccaccatcacacTCCGTGTCTCCTCCACTTCCCCAGCAGTggcctccccctccccctccccctcccccctcTTCTTCATATCCTTATCCCACGCACCTTCCCCCTCAAAGCCACCACTTCCCTCCTCCTCGCCCCCACGTGCCTCCGCCAACACAACCTCACTCTCAG GAATGGGGGAATCCTAATTGGGAGCAGCACCAAGCTTGGGAATATCCATCAG CAGCAGGACGTAACCATGTGGAGGATTGGGCTGCTAAGGCCAGAGCATGGGCAGCTACCAAAAACGGTGCATCGGAGGATCAACATCCTCAGTCTCAATTTACAACAGTTGGCAGATCAGAAGAACAAAGTTGGTACTATGATCAGAATCCACAAACTGTTGATACACACTATCAAGGTGTTCAGCAGCAGCCATTTCCTGCGACAACTTATCAACAGTTTCCAGTTTCAGCCGCTCCACACCAGCTGCCAGTAGCTTATCCACAGGAGAATGCATCTTTCAACATGGGGCAACCTTCACATGTTTATGATAGGCCTCAACCTTACCCTGGTGGAGCTGCAACTTCAAATGCAAGTCCATCTGTTCATCAGCAGGAGGTACCTTCTAGTTATTCTTCTGTTACag GTAAAGAAGAGACTGGAGATCCAAAGGAGCAGCTTTACAGATCATTGCCTTTGCCCATTTCCTCTGCTCAAGAAGGACAGCATCATCTGCTGCCATCATTGCCTGCTATTGGTAGATCAGTTTTGACTGAGCAGCCCTTTGCATATAGCAATCAGACAGCTAATCCCACAGCTGATCTCAGTAATCAGCCTTTGGAGTTTGCACCTGGTTTCAATTGTGATCATGATCCTCATGCACAATCAAGTTATGCTGCACATCATGATTCAGTAGGAACTGTGAAAGGCATTGGCTCTGCTGCACCCATGCCTTCAATTAGTTCCTGGACCCCTGCTGTTACAACTGGTGTAGTTTATCCTCCAGCTCTTCCACCGGGGCCTCAG GATCCTACCATAGTGCCTTCTTCTGTTTCTGGGCATGCTGCGCCGCCATTTGGAAATTTTCCTGGAACAAGTTTTCAGCCCCCAATTTCACCTGCTGGTGTGCCATATGGTCTCGGTGCTGGAAATGCACTTCATTCTACTGGAGGCTTCGGAGATGCATATGGGGTTTCTAACATTTCTGAACGCCCCAAAAAG GCTTCTGTGCCTAATTGGcttaaagaagaaataattaagaatGCTTCTGTCATGACGAGGTCCTCTCTTGAACATCCTAGAGAGGAAATAGAATCCATGGATGAAGAAGGTGTTGATAAATCATTTGAAAAGGGTAATCAAGCAGGTAGCAAAAGCATTGGTTCCCCAAGGTCGACTGAAGAAGAGGATGATGATGAG GATTATGTCGAAGCAGCTAGAAGTGCTGCTATTAACCAGGAAATCAAACGTATCCTAACTGAAGTTCTTTTGAAG GTTACTGATGAGCTGTTTGATGAAATTGCAACAAAAGTTCTTGATGAAGATGACCTGATAATAGAAG TTGAGCACCAACCGGTTGCTTCAAATCATAAGGTACCGTCACCGTCACACCCAGCTATCTCAACTCCTAAGGCTTCTGCAAAGGTTCTAGTTCCTGTTAGAACCAAGGAATCTGAGAATGAAGATGTCAATGAAAAATCTAGTTCCAGCTCTCATGGAAATGTTTTGGGTCTTGTTAACTATGCctctgatgaagatgatgaaatcgAGAGTTCCAGCAtatcaaattcaaggaaaaatCCTGTGCCTCAACTGTTGGCCATTCCAGAGAGTGCTGAAGATATGAATGATGCAGCTGAAAATGGCAATTCACAAGTAGAACTCGGAAAGAACTCTCTAGTTACAAATATAGAGAGTGATCTGAGCAAAACAAGTTCAGTTGGTTCtgataataaaatcaatggTGCTTTTAGTGAGTTGAGTGAGCATGCACATTCCAAGGTTGTTTCTGGAGTTAGACATGTTGAGATTAGTGTTAATGGTGAAAAAATACTAGAAAGCAATAACAAGAATGTGCCCAAAGCTACAATTGAAGAAAATGCCAAAATTGAATCTGATCGAATTGGTGAGTGTGTCAATGTGGAAAAACCAGTGGCGGATTATTCTCAGGCTAGGGATACCAGGGCGAGACCAGATCAAGACAGTCGACATGAAAGTAGAAGTAGTGGGAGTATGGCAGATGAGAAGGGGGATGATGGTCATAGGAGACATGATGCAAAACATTCGAGCAAGGAAAAAACAGGTGATCTGAATGGttcaaaagagaaaaggagagaaagaaaagataagacaGGAGAGAGTGCAAAGGAACCAGAATCAAGAAGAAGGTCTTCTCGTCCTGAAGTTAAGGAGGACAGGAAAGATGCAGAAAAACTGCACAGATCTAGTGTCAAAGAAGATGCCACCAGAAAGAGAGATCGCTCAAAGGAAAAGGAGGAAGATAGAGCAAGACATAAACCTACCAGTGACTCAAGCAAGCACAAGAGAACACGTTCCTCTTCAATCAGCAGTAGGGGTAGAAACAGCAAGGACAATGATTCAAGTGATGAAGCATCAGATGATTCTAAGAG GAAACATTCCAGGAAACGACGTTCTTCACCATCACCTGTCAGATCTAGAAGAAG ACAAGTATCGCGGTCACCTCATAGCAAGCATTCTCAGCGCAGGCATTCTCCCTACTCTTCTCTTGAGACCACAAGGTATGTTTCCATGCAATTCAAGATTAAGATTGTGTTAGTGTTTCTGAGACATGCCCAACCATTTGCTGCAAAGGTGAAAGAATCTAGTTTCTAG
- the LOC7469047 gene encoding uncharacterized protein LOC7469047 isoform X4 codes for MDSYQQQQQHLGYMRPPPPPQQQQQQVPPPPADPYHYYHQYQQRPPLPQQPQGGTSWYSNPFQYNPPPPPSHSVSPPLPQQWPPPPPPPPPSSSYPYPTHLPPQSHHFPPPRPHVPPPTQPHSQEWGNPNWEQHQAWEYPSAAGRNHVEDWAAKARAWAATKNGASEDQHPQSQFTTVGRSEEQSWYYDQNPQTVDTHYQGVQQQPFPATTYQQFPVSAAPHQLPVAYPQENASFNMGQPSHVYDRPQPYPGGAATSNASPSVHQQEVPSSYSSVTGKEETGDPKEQLYRSLPLPISSAQEGQHHLLPSLPAIGRSVLTEQPFAYSNQTANPTADLSNQPLEFAPGFNCDHDPHAQSSYAAHHDSVGTVKGIGSAAPMPSISSWTPAVTTGVVYPPALPPGPQDPTIVPSSVSGHAAPPFGNFPGTSFQPPISPAGVPYGLGAGNALHSTGGFGDAYGVSNISERPKKASVPNWLKEEIIKNASVMTRSSLEHPREEIESMDEEGVDKSFEKGNQAGSKSIGSPRSTEEEDDDEDYVEAARSAAINQEIKRILTEVLLKVTDELFDEIATKVLDEDDLIIEVEHQPVASNHKVPSPSHPAISTPKASAKVLVPVRTKESENEDVNEKSSSSSHGNVLGLVNYASDEDDEIESSSISNSRKNPVPQLLAIPESAEDMNDAAENGNSQVELGKNSLVTNIESDLSKTSSVGSDNKINGAFSELSEHAHSKVVSGVRHVEISVNGEKILESNNKNVPKATIEENAKIESDRIGECVNVEKPVADYSQARDTRARPDQDSRHESRSSGSMADEKGDDGHRRHDAKHSSKEKTGDLNGSKEKRRERKDKTGESAKEPESRRRSSRPEVKEDRKDAEKLHRSSVKEDATRKRDRSKEKEEDRARHKPTSDSSKHKRTRSSSISSRGRNSKDNDSSDEASDDSKRKHSRKRRSSPSPVRSRRRQVSRSPHSKHSQRRHSPYSSLETTRRRRSRSQSPVRRHK; via the exons ATGGACTCTTAccaacagcaacagcagcatCTCGGATACATGAGACCCCCACCACCACCGCAACAGCAACAACAGCAAGTGCCGCCGCCGCCTGCGGATCCTTACCACTACTATCACCAGTACCAGCAAAGACCACCGCTCCCTCAACAACCACAAGGAGGCACTTCATGGTACTCCAACCCTTTCCAATAcaatccaccaccaccaccatcacacTCCGTGTCTCCTCCACTTCCCCAGCAGTggcctccccctccccctccccctcccccctcTTCTTCATATCCTTATCCCACGCACCTTCCCCCTCAAAGCCACCACTTCCCTCCTCCTCGCCCCCACGTGCCTCCGCCAACACAACCTCACTCTCAG GAATGGGGGAATCCTAATTGGGAGCAGCACCAAGCTTGGGAATATCCATCAG CAGCAGGACGTAACCATGTGGAGGATTGGGCTGCTAAGGCCAGAGCATGGGCAGCTACCAAAAACGGTGCATCGGAGGATCAACATCCTCAGTCTCAATTTACAACAGTTGGCAGATCAGAAGAACAAAGTTGGTACTATGATCAGAATCCACAAACTGTTGATACACACTATCAAGGTGTTCAGCAGCAGCCATTTCCTGCGACAACTTATCAACAGTTTCCAGTTTCAGCCGCTCCACACCAGCTGCCAGTAGCTTATCCACAGGAGAATGCATCTTTCAACATGGGGCAACCTTCACATGTTTATGATAGGCCTCAACCTTACCCTGGTGGAGCTGCAACTTCAAATGCAAGTCCATCTGTTCATCAGCAGGAGGTACCTTCTAGTTATTCTTCTGTTACag GTAAAGAAGAGACTGGAGATCCAAAGGAGCAGCTTTACAGATCATTGCCTTTGCCCATTTCCTCTGCTCAAGAAGGACAGCATCATCTGCTGCCATCATTGCCTGCTATTGGTAGATCAGTTTTGACTGAGCAGCCCTTTGCATATAGCAATCAGACAGCTAATCCCACAGCTGATCTCAGTAATCAGCCTTTGGAGTTTGCACCTGGTTTCAATTGTGATCATGATCCTCATGCACAATCAAGTTATGCTGCACATCATGATTCAGTAGGAACTGTGAAAGGCATTGGCTCTGCTGCACCCATGCCTTCAATTAGTTCCTGGACCCCTGCTGTTACAACTGGTGTAGTTTATCCTCCAGCTCTTCCACCGGGGCCTCAG GATCCTACCATAGTGCCTTCTTCTGTTTCTGGGCATGCTGCGCCGCCATTTGGAAATTTTCCTGGAACAAGTTTTCAGCCCCCAATTTCACCTGCTGGTGTGCCATATGGTCTCGGTGCTGGAAATGCACTTCATTCTACTGGAGGCTTCGGAGATGCATATGGGGTTTCTAACATTTCTGAACGCCCCAAAAAG GCTTCTGTGCCTAATTGGcttaaagaagaaataattaagaatGCTTCTGTCATGACGAGGTCCTCTCTTGAACATCCTAGAGAGGAAATAGAATCCATGGATGAAGAAGGTGTTGATAAATCATTTGAAAAGGGTAATCAAGCAGGTAGCAAAAGCATTGGTTCCCCAAGGTCGACTGAAGAAGAGGATGATGATGAG GATTATGTCGAAGCAGCTAGAAGTGCTGCTATTAACCAGGAAATCAAACGTATCCTAACTGAAGTTCTTTTGAAG GTTACTGATGAGCTGTTTGATGAAATTGCAACAAAAGTTCTTGATGAAGATGACCTGATAATAGAAG TTGAGCACCAACCGGTTGCTTCAAATCATAAGGTACCGTCACCGTCACACCCAGCTATCTCAACTCCTAAGGCTTCTGCAAAGGTTCTAGTTCCTGTTAGAACCAAGGAATCTGAGAATGAAGATGTCAATGAAAAATCTAGTTCCAGCTCTCATGGAAATGTTTTGGGTCTTGTTAACTATGCctctgatgaagatgatgaaatcgAGAGTTCCAGCAtatcaaattcaaggaaaaatCCTGTGCCTCAACTGTTGGCCATTCCAGAGAGTGCTGAAGATATGAATGATGCAGCTGAAAATGGCAATTCACAAGTAGAACTCGGAAAGAACTCTCTAGTTACAAATATAGAGAGTGATCTGAGCAAAACAAGTTCAGTTGGTTCtgataataaaatcaatggTGCTTTTAGTGAGTTGAGTGAGCATGCACATTCCAAGGTTGTTTCTGGAGTTAGACATGTTGAGATTAGTGTTAATGGTGAAAAAATACTAGAAAGCAATAACAAGAATGTGCCCAAAGCTACAATTGAAGAAAATGCCAAAATTGAATCTGATCGAATTGGTGAGTGTGTCAATGTGGAAAAACCAGTGGCGGATTATTCTCAGGCTAGGGATACCAGGGCGAGACCAGATCAAGACAGTCGACATGAAAGTAGAAGTAGTGGGAGTATGGCAGATGAGAAGGGGGATGATGGTCATAGGAGACATGATGCAAAACATTCGAGCAAGGAAAAAACAGGTGATCTGAATGGttcaaaagagaaaaggagagaaagaaaagataagacaGGAGAGAGTGCAAAGGAACCAGAATCAAGAAGAAGGTCTTCTCGTCCTGAAGTTAAGGAGGACAGGAAAGATGCAGAAAAACTGCACAGATCTAGTGTCAAAGAAGATGCCACCAGAAAGAGAGATCGCTCAAAGGAAAAGGAGGAAGATAGAGCAAGACATAAACCTACCAGTGACTCAAGCAAGCACAAGAGAACACGTTCCTCTTCAATCAGCAGTAGGGGTAGAAACAGCAAGGACAATGATTCAAGTGATGAAGCATCAGATGATTCTAAGAG GAAACATTCCAGGAAACGACGTTCTTCACCATCACCTGTCAGATCTAGAAGAAG ACAAGTATCGCGGTCACCTCATAGCAAGCATTCTCAGCGCAGGCATTCTCCCTACTCTTCTCTTGAGACCACAAG GAGAAGGAGATCAAGATCCCAATCACCTGTCAGGCGACACAAATGA